GCGCGGCCCCGAAAACCAATAATTCCCGCCCCATTGGAGGTTTGCACATGAAAAACATCAAGGTGTCCCCCTCGCTGCTGGCCAGCGACTTCGCGCGGCTCGGCGAGGAAATCCGCGACGTGATTGACGCGGGGGCGGACATGATCCACTGCGACATCATGGACGGGCATTTCGTGCCCAACATCACCTTCGGCCCGCCCGTGCTGGCGAGCCTGCGCCGCCACTGCACGGTGCCGCTGGATGTCCACCTGATGATCGAACGGCCCGAGGACTATGTGGACGACTTCGCCCAGGCCGGCGCGGACATCATCACCTTCCACGCCGAGGCCACCCGCCACCCCCACCGGCTGCTCGGCAAGATCAAGGACCTGGGCTGCAAGGCCGGGGTCGTGCTCAATCCCGGCACGCCGGAGGACGACATCGAATTCCTCGTGGGCGAGGTGGACCTGGTGCTAATTATGACCGTAAACCCCGGATTCGGCGGGCAGGCTTTCATCCCCGA
This region of Candidatus Hydrogenedentota bacterium genomic DNA includes:
- a CDS encoding ribulose-phosphate 3-epimerase, with protein sequence MKNIKVSPSLLASDFARLGEEIRDVIDAGADMIHCDIMDGHFVPNITFGPPVLASLRRHCTVPLDVHLMIERPEDYVDDFAQAGADIITFHAEATRHPHRLLGKIKDLGCKAGVVLNPGTPEDDIEFLVGEVDLVLIMTVNPGFGGQAFIPDMLRKIENVRAMLGDRDLEVDGGVDEVTAPMVIEAGANVLVAGSYVFRHHSYLEAIETLKAGGGA